Proteins encoded in a region of the Phocoena phocoena chromosome X, mPhoPho1.1, whole genome shotgun sequence genome:
- the LOC136142881 gene encoding large ribosomal subunit protein eL31-like — protein MAPAKKGGEKKGQSAINEVVTRGYTIIIHQRIHGVGFKKHAPWAVKEIWKFAMKEVGTPDVHIDTELNKAVWAKGIRNIPYRVHVRLSRKHNEDEDSPNKLYTLVSYVPVTTFKNLQTVNVDEN, from the coding sequence ATGGCTCCTGCAAAGAAGGGTGGCGAGAAGAAGGGCCAGTCCGCCATCAACGAGGTGGTGACCAGAGGATACACTATCATCATTCACCAGCGCATCCATGGAGTGGGTTTCAAGAAGCATGCCCCTTGGGCAGTCAAAGAAATCTGGAAATTTGCCATGAAGGAGGTGGGAACTCCAGATGTACACATTGACACTGAGCTCAACAAAGCTGTCTGGGCCAAAGGAATAAGGAATATCCCATACCGTGTCCATGTGCGGTTGTCCAGAAAACATAATGAAGATGAAGATTCACCAAACAAGCTCTATACATTGGTTTCCTATGTACCTGTCACCACTTTCAAAAATCTACAGACAGTTAATGTGGATGAGAACTAA